A genomic stretch from Alkalinema sp. FACHB-956 includes:
- a CDS encoding exonuclease SbcCD subunit D, which translates to MPRFLHLADIHLGFDHYDNRDRTKDFYLALRDVVQKYAVEAQVDFVIIVGDLFEHRTIQPAILNQAKDCLLLLKEAGIPAIAIEGNHDNRPFGTVTNWLKYLADDELLILLEPEAIDGQIVYEPWDPESLMGGYIDLPCGVRILGSQWYGSAAPKMIPLLAEAIQSLPPHSGNTIMLLHHGLEGQIARYQGALRYNDLLPLQQAGVQYLALGHIHKSYCEEGWVFNPGSLEANNIEEVNYQRGAFLVTLADGNIQAELKTDYYQRSIVRLKLKTTGQETPEDLETKAMQTLQTAIQAKKLDPHQQPIVELRIEGTVGFDRLDLDIRPLQKQLQDASQALIFLLRYNVDSTTYETPLAEDANRMQVEQEVFMDLLSAHNHYKNRASELAHGLIELKDLQLQDRSEPELYEYIQNLLTQET; encoded by the coding sequence ATGCCACGCTTTCTGCACCTTGCCGACATCCATTTGGGGTTTGACCACTACGACAACCGCGATCGCACCAAGGATTTTTACCTCGCCCTGCGGGATGTGGTGCAGAAGTATGCCGTGGAAGCGCAGGTTGATTTTGTCATCATCGTGGGTGACTTGTTTGAACATCGCACCATCCAACCCGCCATTCTCAACCAAGCCAAGGACTGCCTACTGCTGCTGAAAGAAGCCGGGATTCCCGCGATCGCCATCGAAGGCAACCACGACAACCGCCCCTTTGGCACCGTGACCAACTGGCTCAAATATCTGGCCGATGACGAGTTACTCATTCTGCTGGAACCGGAAGCGATCGATGGCCAAATCGTCTACGAACCCTGGGATCCGGAGTCGCTGATGGGGGGGTACATTGACCTACCCTGCGGCGTGCGCATTCTGGGGTCCCAGTGGTACGGTTCCGCTGCCCCCAAGATGATTCCCCTCTTAGCCGAGGCCATTCAATCCCTCCCTCCCCATAGCGGCAACACCATCATGCTGCTACACCATGGCTTAGAGGGGCAAATTGCTCGCTACCAAGGGGCACTGCGCTACAACGACCTACTCCCGTTACAACAGGCAGGGGTGCAATACCTCGCCCTAGGTCATATTCACAAAAGCTATTGCGAAGAAGGTTGGGTCTTTAATCCCGGATCCCTGGAAGCCAATAATATTGAAGAAGTCAACTATCAGCGCGGAGCCTTCCTGGTCACCTTAGCTGATGGCAACATTCAAGCCGAGCTGAAAACCGACTATTACCAACGATCGATCGTCCGTCTCAAGCTCAAAACCACCGGACAGGAAACCCCGGAAGACCTAGAGACAAAAGCAATGCAGACTCTTCAAACTGCGATCCAAGCTAAAAAACTTGACCCGCACCAACAGCCGATCGTGGAACTGCGCATTGAAGGCACCGTTGGCTTCGATCGCCTTGATCTAGATATCCGCCCATTACAGAAACAGCTACAAGACGCGAGCCAAGCGCTCATCTTCTTGCTGCGCTACAACGTAGACTCCACCACCTATGAAACCCCACTAGCTGAAGATGCCAATCGAATGCAAGTAGAACAAGAGGTCTTCATGGATTTACTCAGCGCCCACAACCACTACAAAAACCGAGCCTCCGAACTAGCCCACGGCTTAATTGAATTAAAAGATCTGCAACTGCAAGATCGATCGGAACCCGAACTGTACGAATATATTCAAAATCTGCTCACTCAAGAAACATGA
- a CDS encoding tetratricopeptide repeat protein, which translates to MNGFLKASLVCLSLPMVVATGAIVSLVSLPPESPTTHALTTSQPTSLKAIGQPLQAPISSPKPKAGIQQTPQERFNEGLSYVQDGEWFAKKGKLTESRTQYEKALGIMREMDQKQLESVVLNGLGQNYKDAKNYTLAMSYYEEALSVNETLDRPSDRGRMLANLAEVHSLQKNHKQSLALYRQALDLAEGDGDTVATIRQQMTRVELALQPKRPQPKQPKATTVAKQPQPQKSQTRSAQRSIG; encoded by the coding sequence ATGAACGGGTTCCTGAAAGCTTCTTTAGTCTGTTTATCGTTGCCGATGGTGGTGGCTACGGGGGCGATCGTTTCCTTGGTGTCGCTGCCGCCGGAAAGTCCGACAACCCATGCCTTAACCACTTCCCAGCCCACTTCCTTAAAAGCGATCGGTCAGCCGCTACAAGCGCCGATTTCATCCCCTAAGCCCAAGGCTGGCATTCAGCAAACGCCTCAGGAACGCTTTAATGAAGGGTTGAGCTATGTGCAAGATGGGGAATGGTTTGCCAAGAAGGGCAAATTAACGGAGTCCCGTACCCAGTATGAAAAGGCTTTGGGGATTATGCGGGAAATGGATCAAAAGCAGTTGGAAAGTGTTGTTTTAAATGGCTTGGGACAAAATTATAAAGATGCTAAAAACTACACTTTGGCAATGAGTTACTACGAAGAAGCATTGTCAGTGAATGAAACCCTCGATCGACCCAGCGATCGGGGCAGAATGTTGGCTAATTTAGCAGAAGTTCACTCTCTGCAAAAGAACCACAAACAGTCCTTAGCGCTGTATCGTCAAGCGTTAGATTTGGCGGAAGGGGATGGGGACACGGTGGCAACCATTCGGCAACAGATGACCCGCGTAGAATTGGCGCTCCAGCCGAAGCGCCCCCAACCGAAGCAACCGAAGGCAACCACGGTCGCGAAACAGCCGCAGCCGCAGAAGTCGCAAACCCGCAGTGCTCAACGTTCGATCGGTTAA
- a CDS encoding cupin domain-containing protein produces the protein MPKSTTIYWNPLSPEQVGQWQPIPGLENMVEELTLSEDPDSGEYTRLTRFYPGADTTAFGSKSHPYPEEVLIVSGRLYDYAFDLWLESGHYASRPPGELHGPFKTDIGCVVLEISFPNRR, from the coding sequence ATGCCAAAATCTACAACGATCTATTGGAATCCTTTAAGTCCAGAACAGGTAGGCCAATGGCAGCCAATTCCTGGATTAGAAAACATGGTGGAAGAACTCACCCTTAGCGAAGATCCCGACTCTGGCGAATATACCCGTCTCACTCGCTTTTATCCAGGGGCAGATACCACTGCCTTCGGTAGCAAATCCCATCCTTACCCCGAGGAAGTGTTGATTGTCAGTGGTCGTCTGTACGATTATGCATTTGATCTTTGGTTGGAAAGCGGTCACTACGCCAGCCGCCCACCTGGAGAACTCCATGGCCCCTTTAAGACTGATATTGGCTGTGTTGTCCTTGAGATTTCTTTCCCGAATCGCAGATAA
- the pyrF gene encoding orotidine-5'-phosphate decarboxylase — protein sequence MTLSDRPSTSISDRIIVPLDVPTEAAAIALVDRLPEVTFWKVGLELFVSTGANILKLLKERDKKIFLDLKFHDIPNTVAGACAAAARYGVDLLTVHATNGKAGLAAAQAAAQASAAEAGVQPPNIIAVTLLTSISPRTLALELKVPIELPEFALEMALLAKESGLAGAVCSPQEAADLRRVCGEDFLLVCPGVRPSWSATGDQQRVMTPAQAIAAGASYLVIGRPITAADDPAAAFARIIEEIG from the coding sequence ATGACGCTTTCCGATCGCCCCTCTACTTCAATTTCCGATCGCATTATTGTCCCCCTAGATGTCCCGACGGAGGCAGCGGCGATCGCATTGGTCGATCGATTGCCAGAGGTGACGTTTTGGAAAGTGGGTTTGGAATTGTTTGTGAGTACTGGGGCGAATATTCTGAAATTACTCAAGGAACGGGATAAGAAAATTTTCCTCGACTTGAAATTCCATGATATCCCCAACACGGTGGCCGGAGCCTGTGCAGCGGCAGCTCGCTACGGGGTTGATTTGCTCACCGTCCATGCCACCAATGGCAAAGCGGGATTAGCCGCCGCCCAAGCTGCCGCCCAAGCCAGTGCAGCGGAAGCCGGGGTACAACCGCCAAATATCATTGCCGTGACCCTCCTGACCAGCATTAGCCCCCGCACCTTAGCCCTGGAACTCAAGGTGCCGATCGAATTGCCAGAGTTTGCCCTAGAAATGGCCTTACTCGCCAAGGAAAGTGGTTTGGCGGGGGCGGTCTGTTCTCCCCAGGAGGCGGCAGATCTACGGCGGGTCTGTGGAGAAGATTTCCTGCTGGTCTGTCCGGGGGTGCGACCCAGTTGGTCAGCCACGGGGGATCAGCAACGGGTGATGACGCCTGCCCAAGCGATCGCGGCGGGGGCGAGTTATCTGGTAATTGGCCGACCCATTACGGCGGCGGATGATCCGGCAGCGGCGTTTGCGAGGATTATTGAGGAAATCGGTTAG
- a CDS encoding TolC family protein has product MNCQLWIKNNKIARYLSIVLLINSTIVLPHTLAQTVQSQSQPINAASASRTQSMSSQPNTPHAMPLPIVSKPLELSLADAVQLALESNRDIKNSKLDRLIQRQDLRVAESKFKPKINPLFSVGINQNLSSSSENFSSSAGQSSSVQPTLEPIAIGISPTPSNADVNANSSRSNQSANRTQWNREVQVSGTVLTPIGTQIALTLDPIADQKLNFSITQPLLRGAGLKVNQASVQIAQLGDRSNTLAFQQVLIDKVTETITAYRTVIKAQESLRIQGLAIAGKRRQLEITQALVQAGRRPRADLVDAEKTVADSDRALVVEGNNLAQAVSNLLRLIEADQTLQLVIPQREIDALVQTDLPQLTRSPTELLQLAYQLRVDYLQTQLDLEAERLNGIVAQNNQRWTLDLKGNTVLGSQSNASGSLVLTRAFGDTSLNAELEKHRLRLEKAGNRVEQLRATVQQDVNDRLRDLTSNLNQVAAAQRAREFAEQQFKIAQERWKRRGSQTTLFEIIQKQDDLVAAQNNELSAKIDYLNAMTALEKSVGITLQIWRTELPPVP; this is encoded by the coding sequence ATGAATTGTCAGTTATGGATTAAAAACAATAAAATAGCTCGTTACTTGAGTATTGTTCTATTGATCAATAGTACCATCGTTTTACCACACACGCTTGCCCAGACTGTACAATCCCAATCTCAGCCCATAAATGCAGCTTCTGCTTCAAGGACTCAATCTATGAGTTCTCAACCGAACACCCCTCACGCTATGCCTCTACCTATCGTAAGCAAGCCATTGGAACTTTCCCTCGCTGATGCAGTACAACTCGCTTTAGAAAGTAACCGAGATATTAAAAATAGCAAACTCGATCGCTTGATACAACGTCAAGATCTGCGTGTTGCTGAAAGTAAATTCAAACCTAAAATAAACCCACTTTTTTCAGTCGGTATTAATCAAAATTTGTCCAGTAGCTCAGAAAATTTCTCCAGTTCTGCGGGTCAATCTTCATCAGTTCAGCCAACTTTGGAACCAATTGCGATAGGAATTTCCCCAACCCCATCCAATGCAGATGTGAATGCAAATTCAAGTCGCTCAAACCAGTCAGCTAACCGCACACAATGGAATCGAGAAGTGCAAGTCAGTGGCACTGTACTGACTCCGATCGGGACCCAGATCGCACTGACACTTGATCCAATAGCTGACCAAAAATTAAACTTTAGTATCACTCAGCCTCTGCTGCGAGGTGCAGGACTCAAAGTCAACCAAGCATCCGTACAAATTGCACAATTGGGCGATCGCAGTAATACCCTCGCGTTTCAGCAAGTATTAATTGATAAAGTCACCGAGACGATTACCGCCTATCGTACAGTCATTAAAGCGCAGGAATCCTTGCGGATTCAGGGCCTTGCCATTGCAGGTAAACGGCGGCAACTAGAAATTACCCAAGCACTTGTACAAGCAGGTCGTCGCCCTAGAGCTGATTTAGTGGATGCAGAGAAAACGGTGGCTGATAGTGATCGAGCCTTAGTCGTAGAAGGGAATAACTTGGCTCAAGCAGTTTCCAATCTTTTACGACTCATTGAAGCCGATCAAACATTACAACTTGTCATTCCCCAGCGTGAAATTGATGCTTTGGTTCAGACCGACTTGCCCCAATTGACACGGTCTCCTACCGAATTACTTCAACTTGCTTATCAACTGCGTGTCGATTACTTGCAAACTCAGCTAGACCTTGAAGCTGAGCGGCTCAACGGCATCGTGGCTCAAAACAATCAACGTTGGACTCTCGATTTAAAGGGAAATACTGTTCTAGGATCCCAGTCTAATGCTTCAGGTTCGTTGGTATTAACTCGTGCTTTTGGCGATACCAGCCTAAATGCAGAGTTAGAAAAACATCGACTACGCTTAGAGAAGGCAGGTAATCGAGTTGAGCAGCTCCGAGCAACGGTACAGCAGGACGTGAACGATCGACTCCGAGATCTTACCTCCAATCTGAACCAAGTGGCTGCGGCTCAACGTGCTAGGGAATTTGCTGAACAGCAATTCAAGATTGCCCAAGAGCGTTGGAAGCGCCGAGGTTCTCAGACTACTCTTTTTGAAATCATCCAAAAACAAGATGATTTAGTTGCTGCTCAAAATAATGAACTCTCTGCAAAAATTGATTACCTTAATGCAATGACTGCCCTAGAAAAATCAGTTGGTATCACTCTGCAAATTTGGCGAACTGAACTCCCTCCGGTTCCGTAA